From Weissella confusa, a single genomic window includes:
- a CDS encoding MFS transporter, producing the protein MKKLFNKTEWSWIFYDWANSAYGIIVVTAVLPIWLTSVAANGGISATHATAYWGYANSVATLAAAVLAPILGALADFQGMKGRLFYIFTALGIVGTLGLAAVPADNLFLLLAVFVLSFVGYSSANVFYDSYITDITTPDRMDRVSSAGYGFGYLGGLVPLIIYMIGRGFLSAHGVVIFAFVLSAIWWFVFTVPFVKNVRQVYALPANDHPVRAAVRRLGETIRDLRHYPVLSGFLLAYFFYIDGVNTIFTMASSFALAIGIPSSQLIVVLLAVQLIAFPFSIVYGWLADRFGNRNILIMGMLIYIGITLFAIFINHPNQFWLLAFGVGSSQGGMQALSRSHLGQIIPKERSSEFFGFFNIFGKFSAIIGPAIFGIVSQVTGRVQFAAGALSVLFVIGLIIFVRLPKNITTNN; encoded by the coding sequence ATGAAGAAGCTTTTTAATAAAACTGAGTGGAGCTGGATTTTTTATGATTGGGCGAACTCAGCGTACGGCATCATCGTTGTAACGGCAGTGCTACCAATTTGGTTGACGTCAGTTGCAGCGAATGGTGGCATTTCAGCGACCCACGCAACCGCTTATTGGGGGTATGCCAATTCAGTTGCAACGCTTGCGGCAGCCGTTTTAGCGCCAATTTTGGGTGCTTTGGCTGATTTCCAAGGCATGAAGGGACGTTTGTTTTATATATTTACGGCATTGGGGATTGTCGGCACACTCGGCTTAGCAGCCGTGCCAGCTGACAATCTTTTCTTATTGTTAGCAGTCTTTGTGTTATCATTTGTTGGGTACTCATCTGCTAATGTTTTTTATGACAGTTACATCACAGATATCACGACACCAGATCGGATGGATCGTGTTAGTTCTGCTGGTTATGGATTTGGGTACTTGGGAGGTCTTGTGCCGCTCATTATCTATATGATTGGACGTGGCTTCCTATCAGCGCACGGCGTTGTTATTTTTGCGTTTGTGTTGTCAGCTATTTGGTGGTTCGTGTTTACCGTGCCATTCGTTAAGAATGTGCGCCAGGTTTATGCTTTGCCAGCAAATGACCACCCGGTTCGAGCAGCCGTTCGACGTTTGGGTGAAACCATTCGTGATTTGCGCCATTATCCTGTTTTGTCAGGATTCCTTTTGGCTTATTTCTTCTACATTGACGGGGTGAACACCATTTTCACAATGGCGTCTTCATTCGCGTTGGCAATTGGCATTCCAAGCAGTCAACTAATTGTTGTCTTGTTGGCGGTGCAACTAATTGCCTTTCCATTTTCAATTGTGTACGGCTGGTTAGCCGATCGCTTTGGTAATCGTAATATTTTGATTATGGGGATGCTGATTTATATCGGTATTACATTATTTGCAATTTTTATTAATCACCCTAATCAATTTTGGTTGCTAGCGTTTGGTGTCGGCTCATCACAAGGTGGGATGCAAGCCTTGTCACGTTCGCACTTAGGACAAATTATTCCTAAAGAACGTAGTAGTGAGTTTTTTGGGTTCTTTAATATCTTTGGAAAGTTTTCAGCGATTATTGGACCAGCTATTTTCGGAATTGTGTCACAGGTGACGGGACGCGTGCAATTTGCCGCTGGCGCACTGTCAGTTCTGTTCGTGATTGGCTTGATTATTTTTGTGCGTTTGCCAAAGAACATTACAACTAACAATTAA
- a CDS encoding DegV family protein: MKIAIVTDSTAYLSRDEVVALDIKVMPIPVIIDGTVYREGVDLTTSEFYEKLATSETFPSTSQPAVGEWITLFESLKADGYDGAIVVNLASTISGTVNTVAGLADAVDDFTVYGYDSKITVRLMGHLVMKAAQMAQAGAEPADIIATMDELQQTMDEYFIVDDLQNLVRGGRLSNASAIIGTMFKVKPILTFDNESNYIVPFEKVRSMKKAMARAEELFDQERANSKYPLRAMVIHANAEEAGAAWREDLQQRHPDMPIELTYFGPVIGTHLGAGALALAWIREPDSL, translated from the coding sequence ATGAAAATTGCGATTGTAACGGATTCAACGGCTTATCTAAGTCGAGATGAAGTGGTTGCGCTAGACATTAAGGTGATGCCAATTCCGGTTATTATCGACGGCACAGTCTACCGCGAAGGGGTTGATTTGACCACTTCTGAATTTTATGAAAAGTTGGCTACGTCAGAGACGTTCCCTTCAACGTCACAACCGGCTGTTGGGGAATGGATTACATTGTTTGAGTCGTTGAAGGCGGATGGTTACGATGGTGCAATCGTCGTTAACTTGGCTTCAACGATCTCAGGAACCGTTAACACGGTTGCTGGCTTGGCTGATGCTGTAGATGACTTTACGGTTTACGGCTATGATTCAAAGATTACCGTACGTTTGATGGGTCACTTGGTTATGAAGGCAGCGCAAATGGCGCAAGCTGGAGCTGAGCCTGCTGACATCATTGCGACGATGGACGAGTTGCAACAAACGATGGACGAATACTTCATTGTGGATGATTTGCAAAACTTGGTACGCGGTGGTCGTTTGTCAAACGCATCAGCGATCATCGGAACAATGTTTAAGGTCAAGCCTATTTTGACATTTGATAATGAGTCAAACTACATTGTGCCATTCGAAAAGGTGCGCTCAATGAAGAAGGCCATGGCGCGTGCGGAAGAGTTGTTCGATCAAGAGCGTGCAAACTCTAAGTATCCATTGCGTGCAATGGTTATTCACGCGAATGCTGAAGAAGCAGGAGCTGCTTGGCGTGAAGATTTGCAACAACGCCACCCAGATATGCCAATTGAATTGACGTACTTTGGCCCAGTTATCGGAACTCACTTGGGTGCAGGTGCCTTGGCTTTGGCTTGGATTCGCGAACCGGATTCACTATAA
- a CDS encoding MarR family winged helix-turn-helix transcriptional regulator: protein MKTVLEALRDTEKQYKSILTRITKEQGVTIAEWQLLNHVSEGFDTQDKLSEETGLDNSTLSRQLSSLLKKELVSNIAVGRDRRQLIYELTLKGSDVLTAVNQQHTHYEETIFKLWSAEEKSMARILLNRLENSLSKQM, encoded by the coding sequence ATGAAAACTGTCTTAGAAGCGTTACGCGATACCGAAAAACAATATAAATCCATTTTAACGAGAATCACGAAGGAACAAGGCGTTACCATTGCAGAATGGCAATTGTTGAACCATGTTTCTGAGGGGTTCGATACCCAAGATAAGCTTTCTGAGGAAACTGGCTTGGATAATTCAACATTGTCTCGTCAATTGAGCTCATTGTTGAAAAAGGAATTGGTATCAAATATTGCGGTGGGCCGTGATCGACGCCAATTGATTTATGAATTAACGCTTAAGGGGAGCGATGTGTTGACGGCTGTCAACCAACAACACACCCATTATGAGGAAACGATTTTTAAGTTGTGGTCTGCTGAAGAAAAAAGCATGGCTCGCATCCTATTGAATCGTTTGGAAAACTCATTAAGTAAGCAAATGTAG
- the ribF gene encoding riboflavin biosynthesis protein RibF yields the protein MEVITLHHPFDNEKIADEPVVLAMGFFDGVHAGHRAVINRAQGEAQRRGVKLAVLTYDQHASIVFKTHDAPLTYLTTLPRKLELLASLGVDIAYVVNFTSALAKVAPQDFVDQYMVGLHAQAVVAGFDHTYGARDAAADMAHLPAYAQNRFDVIEVARVDVDGEEGASTRARQLVDAGRVDELNDLLTQPYETTGVVVHGEARGREMGYPTANIETTPGERLPGVGVYTVELQVGERWYGGMASIGYNVTFGENRPKTVEINLFDFASEIYGEHVKVRWHHYIRGEMKFDGMDGLIAKLADDETVSRRFLAER from the coding sequence ATGGAAGTTATAACATTACATCACCCATTTGATAATGAGAAAATCGCTGATGAGCCAGTTGTGTTGGCAATGGGATTTTTTGATGGCGTTCATGCTGGTCACCGTGCGGTTATCAACCGCGCACAAGGTGAAGCACAACGTCGTGGGGTGAAGTTGGCTGTGCTGACTTATGATCAACATGCGTCGATCGTGTTTAAGACACATGATGCCCCACTCACTTATTTGACAACTTTGCCACGTAAGCTTGAGTTGTTGGCGTCGCTTGGTGTCGACATTGCTTATGTTGTGAACTTTACGTCAGCACTAGCTAAGGTTGCGCCACAAGATTTTGTTGATCAATACATGGTTGGGTTGCATGCCCAAGCAGTTGTAGCTGGGTTCGACCACACTTATGGGGCTCGTGATGCCGCAGCTGATATGGCGCATCTACCTGCTTATGCGCAAAACCGTTTTGATGTCATTGAAGTGGCACGTGTTGATGTTGATGGTGAAGAAGGCGCTTCAACGCGTGCACGTCAATTGGTCGATGCAGGCCGTGTGGACGAACTGAATGATTTGTTGACGCAACCATATGAAACAACGGGTGTCGTGGTTCACGGTGAAGCACGTGGTCGTGAGATGGGTTATCCAACTGCGAATATTGAAACGACACCTGGCGAGCGATTGCCTGGCGTTGGTGTTTATACCGTTGAGCTACAAGTTGGTGAGCGATGGTATGGTGGTATGGCATCAATTGGTTACAACGTCACGTTTGGTGAGAATCGTCCTAAGACTGTTGAAATTAACTTGTTTGATTTTGCATCTGAAATCTATGGTGAACATGTTAAGGTTCGTTGGCACCACTACATTCGTGGTGAAATGAAGTTTGATGGCATGGATGGACTAATCGCTAAGCTAGCAGATGACGAAACTGTCTCACGTCGCTTTTTAGCAGAACGTTAA
- a CDS encoding NFACT RNA binding domain-containing protein translates to MSFDGLFTHAMVRELNETLAGGRIMKIHQPYPNEIFLVIRNNRTNYPVLLSAHPSFARAQISRIKYTNPQTAPNFAMMLRKHLEGAQLLRVEQVANDRMIKFTTSGRNELGDEEKTSLILEMMGRHSNLFLIDDPTQRILDLIKHVPADQNRVRTLMPGGTYVMPPKQDVVNPYETLDGLANLILDNPDVADLAKGIQHTFQGFARDSAMELATVLQQEGDAMKLAQDWFARFDKPAPRLISTDKGVDFAPFDWLTLAGNVVEYPTLSEMLDGYFAEKSERDRVQQQAAVVLRVVRNELKKNKTKIKKQQAELDAADNADEFKIKGELLTTYMHQIERGMTSIELPNYYDDNKPLKIALSNQIGPSQNAQKYFTRYNKLKTSVKYLNEQIAMAQEEVDYFENLLAQIDIASPKDIEEIRQELIQEGYMRVQSKKKQKPQVSQPEKFYATDGTLIEVGKNNLQNERLSMKTAAKSDIWLHTKDIPGSHVIIHDAEPSEETLLEGAMLAAYFSKARDSANVPVDYLPVRRLRKPNGSKPGFVIFEGQTTMAVTPDFAMVQKLRQNKPVQAQN, encoded by the coding sequence ATGTCTTTTGATGGTCTCTTTACGCACGCAATGGTGCGAGAGTTGAATGAAACATTGGCTGGTGGTCGCATTATGAAGATTCACCAACCATATCCCAATGAAATTTTCTTGGTGATTCGTAATAATCGTACGAATTATCCAGTGCTATTGAGTGCGCACCCTTCATTTGCGCGTGCTCAAATTTCACGTATTAAGTACACGAATCCGCAAACAGCCCCCAACTTCGCGATGATGTTGCGTAAGCACTTGGAAGGCGCACAATTGTTGCGCGTTGAACAAGTCGCAAACGACCGCATGATTAAGTTCACCACATCAGGCCGTAACGAATTGGGTGATGAAGAGAAGACGTCTTTGATTCTTGAAATGATGGGCCGTCACTCAAACTTGTTCTTGATCGATGATCCAACCCAACGCATTTTGGATTTGATTAAGCACGTGCCAGCGGATCAAAACCGTGTGCGCACGCTGATGCCTGGTGGTACGTATGTGATGCCACCAAAGCAAGATGTTGTGAACCCATATGAAACGTTGGATGGGTTAGCAAACTTGATTTTGGACAACCCCGACGTGGCTGATTTGGCCAAGGGAATCCAACACACTTTCCAAGGATTCGCCCGCGACTCAGCTATGGAATTGGCTACTGTGCTACAACAAGAAGGCGATGCCATGAAGTTGGCGCAAGACTGGTTTGCTCGCTTTGACAAGCCAGCGCCACGTTTGATTTCAACTGATAAGGGCGTTGATTTTGCACCGTTTGATTGGCTGACACTGGCCGGGAATGTGGTGGAATACCCTACGCTTAGTGAAATGTTGGATGGTTACTTTGCTGAGAAGTCAGAGCGTGATCGTGTGCAACAACAAGCAGCGGTTGTTTTGCGTGTTGTTCGTAACGAATTGAAGAAGAACAAGACCAAGATTAAGAAGCAACAAGCTGAATTGGACGCAGCGGACAACGCTGATGAATTCAAGATCAAGGGTGAGTTGTTGACGACATATATGCACCAAATTGAGCGTGGCATGACGTCAATTGAGTTGCCTAACTATTACGATGACAACAAGCCTTTGAAGATTGCGTTGTCTAACCAAATCGGTCCATCTCAGAATGCCCAAAAGTACTTTACACGTTACAACAAGTTGAAGACGTCTGTTAAGTACCTAAATGAGCAAATTGCCATGGCACAAGAAGAAGTGGATTACTTTGAGAACTTGTTGGCCCAAATCGATATTGCATCGCCAAAGGATATTGAAGAAATTCGCCAAGAATTGATTCAAGAAGGCTACATGCGTGTGCAAAGCAAGAAGAAGCAGAAGCCACAAGTCAGTCAACCTGAGAAGTTTTATGCTACGGATGGTACGTTGATTGAAGTTGGTAAGAACAACTTGCAAAATGAACGTTTGTCAATGAAGACAGCCGCTAAGTCTGATATTTGGTTGCACACGAAGGATATTCCTGGTTCTCACGTTATTATTCACGATGCTGAACCTTCTGAGGAAACGTTGCTTGAAGGCGCAATGTTGGCGGCCTACTTCTCAAAGGCCCGCGATTCAGCAAATGTACCGGTCGATTACTTGCCAGTTCGTCGTTTGCGTAAGCCAAATGGTTCAAAGCCTGGATTTGTTATTTTTGAAGGTCAAACAACGATGGCGGTGACGCCTGACTTTGCGATGGTTCAAAAGCTACGTCAAAACAAGCCAGTGCAAGCTCAAAATTAA
- a CDS encoding alkaline phosphatase family protein, which translates to MAKHAVVISLDALGSADLAARLQFLPNIASLIADGTWVKEVKGVYPSITYPSHTSIITGTYPKSHGVVNATLMQPERESPDWFWYAKHIKVPTVYDLAREAGMTTAAFLWPVTAGAKINWNIAEIFPNRIWTNQYTTSLRASSPLFLLQMDRKFGHLRKGIQQPELDNFITAAAVDTIKTKKPNLTLIHLVDMDSHRHRYGVRTQQAWDALARLDQHVGDLIQATKDAGIFEDTDFMVLGDHYQMNVAKMIHLNMLFADRGWLRATHNGRVARNWQVLAKHTDGATYVYLKDASLLQQVQKMVSEVEGVKAVYDHSELVEFGADPEASLMVEAEKGYYFTDETRRPAVVEEVTNEMLERGEVDRYKGTHGYHPDNEDYTTTLILNGPDIKAGQELALDIDLTSEGPTMAKLLGLQFNTPTAGHVIDEAFKE; encoded by the coding sequence ATGGCGAAGCATGCAGTTGTTATTTCTTTGGACGCACTTGGAAGCGCGGATTTGGCCGCACGATTGCAATTTTTGCCAAACATTGCAAGTTTAATCGCAGATGGTACGTGGGTTAAGGAAGTTAAGGGCGTTTATCCGTCAATTACCTATCCTTCCCACACATCAATCATCACGGGGACTTACCCAAAGTCGCACGGTGTGGTTAATGCGACGCTCATGCAACCAGAACGTGAATCACCAGATTGGTTCTGGTACGCAAAGCACATTAAGGTGCCAACGGTGTATGATTTGGCTCGTGAAGCCGGCATGACAACCGCTGCCTTTTTGTGGCCCGTAACGGCCGGCGCTAAGATTAACTGGAATATTGCTGAAATTTTCCCAAATCGTATTTGGACGAACCAATATACGACGTCACTACGCGCCAGTTCACCGTTGTTCTTGTTGCAAATGGATCGTAAGTTTGGACACTTGCGTAAGGGCATCCAGCAACCAGAACTAGACAATTTCATTACGGCAGCAGCAGTTGATACCATCAAGACAAAGAAGCCAAATTTGACGTTGATTCACTTGGTGGACATGGATTCACACCGTCACCGCTATGGTGTTCGCACACAACAAGCATGGGATGCTTTGGCCCGTTTGGACCAACACGTTGGTGATTTGATTCAAGCGACGAAGGATGCTGGCATTTTTGAAGACACGGACTTCATGGTTTTGGGTGACCACTACCAAATGAACGTGGCAAAGATGATTCACTTGAACATGTTGTTTGCTGATCGTGGTTGGCTTCGTGCAACGCACAATGGTCGTGTAGCTCGTAACTGGCAAGTGCTTGCTAAGCACACAGACGGTGCAACGTACGTGTACTTGAAGGATGCGAGTCTTTTGCAACAAGTGCAAAAGATGGTTAGTGAAGTCGAAGGTGTTAAGGCGGTTTACGATCACAGCGAACTCGTTGAGTTTGGGGCCGATCCGGAAGCATCTTTGATGGTGGAAGCAGAAAAGGGCTACTACTTCACCGACGAAACGCGTCGACCAGCAGTGGTTGAAGAAGTGACAAACGAGATGCTGGAACGTGGTGAAGTTGACCGTTACAAGGGAACTCACGGCTACCACCCAGACAATGAGGATTACACGACGACTCTTATTTTGAACGGACCTGACATTAAGGCTGGTCAAGAATTGGCGTTGGATATTGATTTAACGTCAGAGGGACCAACGATGGCTAAGTTGCTTGGCTTACAATTTAATACGCCAACTGCTGGTCATGTGATCGACGAGGCGTTTAAGGAGTAA
- a CDS encoding DegV family protein encodes MAQVKIVTDSTAMLTPEEVAQYDVKVVPLGIMIDGTVYQDGVTLSPVEFMDKMAAAENLPQTSQPSLGVFTEVYESLVGDDVQIISIHLTKGLSGTADAARQAAMMVEGDITVLDSDFIDRALGFQVLAAAKMAAEGASKEDILAEIKRVHDNTQLYLTVSNLDNLVAGGRLSKTAGFIAGVLNIKIGAHIEQGNINVEVKGRGAKSTRAYLKSIVEQMQAAPNGIEAIGISHAGIPVEAQELADKVNEIFPDIKIVVQQTSPTVSTHTGAGAIGFSYQVK; translated from the coding sequence ATGGCCCAAGTTAAAATTGTCACTGACTCAACAGCAATGTTGACGCCTGAAGAAGTTGCACAATACGATGTTAAGGTAGTTCCTTTGGGAATTATGATTGATGGCACGGTCTACCAAGATGGTGTGACATTGTCACCGGTTGAATTCATGGATAAGATGGCGGCAGCCGAGAATTTGCCACAAACATCACAACCTTCATTGGGTGTGTTTACAGAAGTCTACGAGTCATTGGTTGGCGATGATGTTCAAATCATTTCAATTCATTTGACGAAGGGCTTGTCAGGTACTGCTGATGCAGCCCGACAAGCAGCGATGATGGTTGAAGGTGACATTACTGTCCTTGATTCAGACTTTATCGATCGCGCGCTTGGCTTCCAAGTACTAGCGGCTGCTAAGATGGCTGCTGAGGGGGCCTCAAAGGAAGATATTCTTGCAGAAATCAAGCGGGTGCACGACAATACACAATTGTATTTGACGGTGTCAAACCTTGATAACCTAGTTGCGGGTGGTCGCTTGTCAAAGACGGCCGGCTTCATCGCTGGTGTTTTGAACATCAAGATCGGTGCGCACATCGAACAAGGTAATATCAATGTTGAAGTTAAGGGGCGTGGCGCTAAGTCAACGCGAGCCTACTTGAAGAGCATTGTTGAGCAAATGCAAGCTGCACCAAACGGTATCGAAGCAATTGGTATTTCTCACGCTGGTATTCCAGTTGAGGCACAAGAATTGGCTGATAAGGTTAATGAAATCTTCCCAGACATTAAGATTGTTGTGCAACAAACGTCACCAACTGTGTCAACGCACACCGGCGCTGGCGCAATTGGTTTCAGTTACCAAGTGAAGTAG
- a CDS encoding GDSL-type esterase/lipase family protein, translating into MQRKFKTMVATLLVATGFGTLSASVPAYAANKQTVKLVAVGDSLTEGVGDTTKQQGYTKRTAKLLTDKYDVKVKTANYGKAGDRSDQILKRVKKNKKAVSDIKSADVLVMTVGGNDLQQTLFKAIFAKSERDVTDKVTASMPDYTENLTKLINYLEKKNPDAPIFLFGNYNTLYVYLANRSDLNDDVKIYNGINANLASADDRVYYVSTFNTLTYGQYQTSAARQKLAAEAEKANRGSLNNEMVTDTLNGKSDKELNDYITTLDHYHPNDKGYDKMSALLVKRMAKHTEDWLEK; encoded by the coding sequence GTGCAACGCAAATTTAAAACGATGGTCGCAACACTTTTAGTGGCGACTGGTTTTGGAACTTTGAGTGCCAGCGTGCCAGCTTATGCTGCTAACAAGCAAACGGTTAAATTGGTCGCCGTTGGTGATTCCTTAACGGAGGGTGTGGGTGATACCACTAAGCAACAAGGATACACAAAGCGAACAGCAAAATTATTGACTGACAAGTACGATGTGAAAGTTAAGACCGCCAATTATGGTAAGGCGGGTGATCGTTCGGATCAAATTTTGAAGCGCGTTAAAAAGAATAAAAAGGCTGTATCAGATATTAAATCCGCAGATGTGTTGGTGATGACGGTTGGCGGTAACGACTTACAACAAACCCTGTTTAAAGCGATTTTCGCGAAGTCTGAACGGGACGTTACGGACAAGGTGACGGCCAGTATGCCAGATTACACCGAAAATTTAACGAAACTCATCAACTATCTTGAAAAGAAGAATCCTGATGCGCCGATATTCTTGTTTGGCAATTACAACACGTTATATGTTTATTTGGCTAACCGTTCGGACTTGAACGATGATGTCAAAATTTATAATGGCATCAATGCCAATCTTGCATCGGCTGATGATCGTGTTTATTATGTGTCAACGTTTAATACGCTGACGTACGGTCAATATCAAACATCAGCAGCTCGTCAAAAGCTGGCTGCTGAGGCTGAAAAGGCCAACCGTGGCTCACTCAATAATGAGATGGTTACGGATACGCTGAATGGTAAAAGCGATAAAGAGTTGAATGATTACATTACGACGCTTGATCACTATCACCCTAACGATAAGGGGTATGACAAAATGAGTGCGCTGCTAGTAAAGCGCATGGCAAAGCACACTGAAGATTGGTTGGAGAAGTAA
- a CDS encoding copper homeostasis protein CutC — translation MIKEIALADLDTMRAAIAAGVNRVELNSRLDLGGLTPDDETVATAVKLAQDANVDLVVMVRPRGGDFDYSDAEINTMRESLIHFRALGVKMVTFGVVDQEKRLARDRMVKLLEAALPMQVVYHMAFDDIKPECQPQALRWLANYGVVRVLTHGGDLAQPITETVGHLKDTIAHAPAGLTILPGGGVTFENATWLADELHVSELHGSKIVSLVATTTL, via the coding sequence ATGATTAAAGAAATTGCTTTAGCTGATTTGGACACAATGCGTGCAGCAATCGCCGCTGGTGTAAATCGCGTTGAATTGAATAGTCGTTTAGACTTAGGTGGCCTTACACCAGATGATGAGACAGTTGCGACAGCCGTTAAATTGGCCCAGGATGCTAACGTTGACTTAGTTGTCATGGTTCGTCCACGTGGCGGCGATTTTGATTATTCAGACGCCGAGATTAACACGATGCGCGAGTCACTGATTCATTTCCGGGCTTTGGGTGTCAAAATGGTGACATTTGGGGTTGTTGATCAAGAAAAGCGTTTGGCTCGTGACCGTATGGTGAAACTACTTGAGGCTGCTCTGCCAATGCAGGTGGTTTACCACATGGCGTTTGACGATATTAAGCCAGAGTGCCAGCCGCAAGCACTGCGCTGGTTGGCGAATTATGGCGTTGTACGCGTTTTGACGCACGGCGGTGATTTAGCGCAACCGATTACCGAAACGGTTGGGCATTTGAAGGACACCATCGCGCATGCGCCAGCTGGATTGACGATTTTACCGGGTGGTGGGGTGACGTTCGAAAACGCAACTTGGTTGGCAGACGAGTTGCATGTGTCTGAATTACACGGCTCAAAGATTGTTTCCTTAGTCGCGACAACCACTTTGTAA
- a CDS encoding PTS sugar transporter subunit IIB yields the protein MTKHIVLVDAAGMSISMLANKMNDAAEKDGLDVATVGVADMAARDQIAKDQPIVIMIAPQVKYMHARYEEEYGADYPVVDINMMDYGMMKGEAILQAALAAERS from the coding sequence ATGACGAAGCATATTGTGTTGGTTGATGCGGCCGGAATGTCAATTTCAATGTTGGCAAATAAGATGAATGATGCAGCTGAAAAAGATGGCTTGGACGTTGCCACGGTAGGCGTGGCAGACATGGCCGCTCGTGACCAAATCGCAAAGGATCAACCAATCGTAATTATGATTGCACCACAAGTAAAGTACATGCATGCCCGTTATGAAGAAGAGTACGGGGCTGACTATCCAGTTGTGGACATCAACATGATGGATTATGGCATGATGAAGGGTGAGGCAATTTTGCAAGCTGCTTTGGCTGCCGAACGTAGCTAA
- a CDS encoding DNA/RNA non-specific endonuclease encodes MGKKLKVAGIVILALMGISALSGGSDKSDSADTTTSSSVTSHKVVKKSSSKSSSETASSASSSSEKSSSVASSTSSSEASNATKGLAKADDHGLTGAVQQPLAYATSRQMVMQPLDHLHRAVDSHIQLSNDEEPTAKRAPSLSYDPVGWHNYKMYYGDGSKSAWLMARGHLVGYQFSGLNDEPRNLVPGTACMNSGNYSGMDQGNSDSMLYYENQLDNWLALHPNYRLDYQVTPLYSGDELLPREVRLAYVGYDQNGQTIEIRFGSQHETSGNGGATVVYLANVSPNATIDYATGMATGTVEKAAAPVAAAPVESTQPATQPATQPEAGQGDRVVYVTGGGSSKVYWYGTDRMPSSTNMNNVVQMTENEAIQAGKRHSMTE; translated from the coding sequence ATGGGTAAGAAATTAAAGGTAGCAGGAATTGTTATCTTGGCACTGATGGGTATCAGTGCGCTTAGTGGTGGTTCAGACAAGTCGGATTCGGCTGATACAACAACGTCTTCGTCGGTGACATCACATAAAGTGGTGAAAAAGTCTTCTTCGAAGTCTTCATCTGAAACCGCATCATCTGCATCATCGTCATCAGAAAAGTCATCTTCAGTGGCGAGTTCAACGAGCAGCTCTGAAGCAAGTAATGCAACCAAGGGATTGGCGAAGGCTGATGATCATGGCCTAACGGGCGCGGTGCAACAGCCATTGGCGTATGCGACATCACGTCAAATGGTGATGCAACCGCTTGATCATTTGCACCGAGCAGTTGATAGTCACATTCAATTGTCGAATGATGAAGAACCAACTGCAAAGCGTGCGCCAAGTTTGTCATATGACCCGGTTGGTTGGCACAACTACAAGATGTACTATGGTGATGGTTCAAAGAGTGCTTGGTTAATGGCCCGTGGTCACTTGGTTGGTTACCAATTTTCAGGGTTGAATGATGAACCACGTAATTTGGTACCAGGGACGGCTTGTATGAATTCAGGGAACTATTCTGGTATGGACCAAGGTAATTCGGATAGCATGTTGTACTATGAGAACCAACTAGATAACTGGTTGGCCTTGCACCCAAATTATCGTTTGGATTATCAAGTAACCCCTTTGTATTCAGGGGATGAATTGTTGCCGCGTGAAGTACGTTTGGCATACGTGGGCTACGATCAAAATGGGCAAACCATTGAAATTCGCTTTGGTTCACAACATGAGACAAGCGGAAACGGTGGTGCAACAGTCGTTTATCTGGCTAACGTGAGCCCAAATGCAACGATTGACTACGCAACTGGTATGGCAACTGGTACGGTCGAAAAGGCTGCTGCTCCAGTCGCCGCTGCACCGGTTGAATCAACGCAACCTGCGACACAACCAGCCACTCAGCCAGAAGCAGGGCAGGGCGACCGCGTTGTTTATGTGACTGGTGGTGGTTCAAGCAAGGTTTACTGGTATGGGACTGACCGCATGCCATCAAGTACGAATATGAATAATGTCGTGCAGATGACGGAAAATGAAGCGATTCAAGCAGGTAAGCGTCACAGTATGACGGAATAA